Proteins co-encoded in one Alphaproteobacteria bacterium PA2 genomic window:
- a CDS encoding acetyl-CoA acetyltransferase (Catalyzes the synthesis of acetoacetyl coenzyme A from two molecules of acetyl coenzyme A. It can also act as a thiolase, catalyzing the reverse reaction and generating two-carbon units from the four-carbon product of fatty acid oxidation), whose amino-acid sequence MSIKGKAYIAGAYEHPLRDAPNVSTAQLHAQCAKGALADAGLSMDDVDGYFCAGDAPGFGAMSMIDYMGLRNIRHMDSTETGGSSYLIHVGHAAQAIAEGKCTVALITLAGRPRQGQGGRPNFGGGKPGTLSDGPPEAGFENIYGGSTHNTYGMCAMRHMYEYGTTSEQLAWIKVAASHHAQWNEHAFLKNVVTVEEVVNSRLIADPLHLLDCCVVTDGGGALIVVSPEIARSLNRPLVKVIGVGEAPKGPSGGRGLDLTHSGAVWSGPIAFEEAGVTPADMKYASIYDSFTITVLMQLEDLGFCKKGEGGKFVADGNLISGVGKLPFNTDGGGLCNNHPTNRGGITKVIEAVRQLRGEAHPKVQVPNCDLAIAHGTGGSLGTRHGAGTVILERE is encoded by the coding sequence ATGAGCATCAAGGGCAAGGCCTATATTGCGGGCGCCTATGAGCATCCGCTGCGCGACGCGCCGAATGTCTCGACGGCCCAGCTTCACGCACAGTGCGCCAAGGGCGCTCTGGCCGATGCGGGCCTGAGCATGGACGACGTGGACGGCTATTTCTGCGCTGGCGATGCGCCGGGCTTCGGGGCCATGTCGATGATCGACTATATGGGCCTGCGGAACATCCGCCACATGGACTCCACCGAGACCGGCGGCTCGTCCTATCTGATCCATGTGGGTCACGCGGCCCAAGCCATTGCCGAGGGCAAGTGCACGGTGGCCCTGATCACCCTGGCCGGGCGGCCCCGTCAGGGTCAAGGCGGCCGACCCAACTTCGGCGGCGGCAAGCCGGGAACCCTGTCTGACGGTCCGCCGGAAGCCGGCTTCGAGAACATCTATGGCGGCTCGACCCACAATACCTATGGCATGTGCGCCATGCGCCACATGTACGAGTATGGCACCACCTCGGAACAGCTGGCCTGGATCAAGGTGGCCGCCAGCCATCACGCCCAGTGGAACGAGCACGCCTTCCTGAAGAACGTGGTGACGGTGGAAGAGGTGGTGAATTCCCGCCTGATCGCCGACCCGCTTCACCTGCTGGACTGCTGCGTCGTCACCGACGGCGGCGGCGCCCTGATCGTGGTGAGCCCTGAGATTGCCAGGAGCCTGAACCGGCCCCTGGTCAAGGTGATCGGCGTCGGTGAGGCGCCCAAGGGCCCCAGCGGCGGCCGCGGCCTGGACCTGACCCATTCGGGCGCGGTCTGGTCTGGCCCCATCGCCTTCGAGGAAGCCGGCGTCACGCCTGCCGACATGAAGTACGCCTCGATCTATGACAGCTTCACCATCACCGTGCTGATGCAGCTGGAAGACCTGGGCTTCTGCAAGAAGGGCGAGGGCGGAAAGTTTGTCGCCGACGGCAATCTGATCTCCGGCGTCGGCAAGCTGCCCTTCAACACCGATGGCGGCGGCCTGTGCAACAACCACCCCACCAACCGGGGCGGCATCACCAAGGTCATCGAGGCGGTACGCCAGCTGCGCGGCGAGGCCCATCCCAAGGTCCAGGTCCCAAATTGCGATCTGGCCATCGCCCACGGCACCGGGGGGTCGCTGGGCACCCGCCACGGCGCCGGCACTGTCATTCTGGAAAGGGAGTAA
- a CDS encoding keto-deoxy-phosphogluconate aldolase (catalyzes the formation of pyruvate and glyoxylate from 4-hydroxy-2-oxoglutarate; or pyruvate and D-glyceraldehyde 3-phosphate from 2-dehydro-3-deoxy-D-glyconate 6-phosphate), translating into MTTLADTLALAPVVPVLIIEEEARAVPLARALVAGGLYALEVTLRTPAALACIERIAGEVEGCVVGAGTVLNRHMLDTVEKAGARFAVSPGLVAGHRFTDSPVPLLPGIATATELMAGLALGYDHFKLFPANIVGGPGALKAFASPFVQARFCPTGGVTLANAPDYLAQPNVVCVGGSWVAPAEAVAAGDWARIETLAREAAGLNQQ; encoded by the coding sequence ATGACCACACTGGCGGACACCCTGGCCCTGGCGCCTGTCGTGCCGGTCCTGATCATTGAGGAAGAAGCCCGGGCGGTTCCCCTTGCCCGGGCCCTGGTGGCCGGCGGCCTTTACGCCCTGGAGGTCACCCTGCGCACCCCGGCGGCCCTGGCCTGCATTGAACGCATCGCCGGCGAGGTCGAGGGCTGTGTGGTCGGCGCCGGGACCGTCCTCAATCGCCACATGCTGGATACGGTGGAGAAGGCCGGCGCCCGCTTCGCCGTCAGTCCCGGACTGGTCGCAGGCCACAGGTTCACCGACAGCCCTGTCCCTCTCCTGCCGGGCATCGCCACAGCGACCGAACTCATGGCGGGTCTCGCCCTGGGCTATGACCATTTCAAACTCTTTCCGGCGAATATCGTTGGGGGGCCAGGCGCCCTGAAGGCCTTCGCCAGTCCCTTCGTCCAGGCCCGGTTCTGTCCCACCGGCGGCGTCACCCTGGCCAATGCGCCGGACTATCTGGCCCAGCCCAATGTGGTCTGCGTCGGCGGCAGCTGGGTTGCGCCGGCAGAGGCGGTCGCTGCGGGCGACTGGGCCCGGATCGAGACCCTTGCGCGGGAGGCGGCCGGTCTCAATCAGCAGTAG
- a CDS encoding acyl-CoA dehydrogenase, producing the protein MNFELSEEHRMLKDLVQKFVRDELMPLETAVMQREATGQGIYINAEERAKVDEVSQKLGLWGLDAPEDVGGADLPQVALIAVNEAMGSTVTPYTLPPDSPNLRMLMATVNERQREAYLAPYVAGKTISAIGISEPGAGADPAGMMTRAVRDGDDWVINGRKIWTSRAAEADFTILMAVTDKEKGSRGGISAFLVDGDTPGFNVLRRIPMIGGAFTYEVALEDCRVPDWKLLGVEGQGFAPMQIRLGTRRLQMASWCIGLAQRALDMMCEYAPQRVTFGQPLSNRQAVQWWAADAATKIHAARLMAYDVAWKLDQGRDVRQEISMVKVFATEMAWETIDHAMQAFGAMGMTKEMPLQLMAASVRNMRIYDGPSEVHRMVVARNLMGTSR; encoded by the coding sequence TTGAATTTCGAACTCTCTGAAGAGCACCGCATGCTCAAGGACCTGGTGCAGAAGTTCGTCCGCGACGAGCTCATGCCCCTGGAAACCGCCGTCATGCAGAGGGAGGCCACCGGCCAGGGCATCTATATCAACGCCGAAGAGCGGGCCAAGGTGGACGAAGTCTCGCAGAAACTCGGCCTCTGGGGTCTGGATGCGCCCGAGGATGTGGGCGGCGCCGACCTGCCCCAGGTGGCCCTGATCGCGGTCAATGAGGCCATGGGCTCCACCGTGACGCCCTATACCCTGCCGCCGGACTCCCCCAATCTGCGCATGCTCATGGCCACGGTGAACGAGCGCCAGAGGGAGGCCTATCTGGCCCCCTATGTGGCGGGCAAGACCATCAGCGCCATCGGCATTTCCGAGCCCGGCGCCGGGGCCGACCCGGCGGGCATGATGACCCGCGCCGTCCGCGACGGCGACGACTGGGTGATCAATGGCCGGAAGATCTGGACCAGCCGGGCCGCCGAAGCAGACTTCACCATCCTCATGGCGGTGACCGACAAGGAAAAAGGCTCCCGGGGCGGGATCTCGGCCTTCCTGGTGGACGGCGACACCCCGGGCTTCAACGTCCTGCGGCGCATTCCGATGATCGGCGGGGCCTTCACCTATGAGGTCGCCCTGGAAGACTGCCGGGTGCCGGACTGGAAGCTGCTGGGGGTCGAAGGTCAGGGCTTTGCGCCCATGCAGATCCGCCTGGGCACCCGCCGCCTGCAGATGGCCAGCTGGTGTATTGGTCTGGCCCAGAGGGCCCTGGACATGATGTGCGAGTACGCGCCGCAAAGGGTCACCTTTGGCCAGCCCCTGTCCAACCGTCAGGCGGTCCAGTGGTGGGCCGCCGACGCCGCCACCAAGATCCACGCCGCCCGGCTTATGGCCTATGACGTGGCCTGGAAACTGGACCAGGGCCGCGACGTCCGCCAGGAGATCTCCATGGTCAAGGTCTTCGCCACGGAAATGGCCTGGGAGACCATCGATCACGCCATGCAGGCCTTCGGAGCCATGGGCATGACCAAGGAAATGCCGCTGCAGCTCATGGCCGCCAGCGTCCGCAATATGAGAATCTATGACGGGCCTTCTGAAGTCCACCGCATGGTGGTGGCCCGCAACCTTATGGGAACCAGCCGATGA
- a CDS encoding phosphogluconate dehydratase, with protein sequence MHPVTAAVTARIIERSRETRTDYLARMAEAGASAPGRAKLSCANWAHAFAASPDGDKQRLRNPTAPNIAIVSSYNDMLSAHQPFERFPEIIKAAAEAAGGTAQFAGGVPAMCDGVTQGRPGMELSLFSRDVIAMSTAVALTHDAFDAALMLGVCDKIVPGLVMGALSFGHLPVVFVPAGPMTSGISNAEKASVRARYAEGQATRDELLESEMKAYHGPGTCTFYGTANSNQMVMEMMGLHLPGAAFVHPNTPLRDALTAAAPRRAMEIAQGGNAYTPMSAVVDEKAVVNAIVGLLATGGSTNHTLHLVAMARAAGVIVDWSDFDELSRVTPLLARVYPNGSGDVNAFHAAGGMSVVVRELLDAGLAHEDVMTVAGPGLRHYQQEPFLEDGQLVWRDGPEKSLNTDILRSARDPFAPEGGIRLLTGPLGRAVIKTSAVKDEQLIVEAPALVFHDQDDLLAAHKRGELNRDFIAVVRFQGPQANGMPELHSLTPTLGVLQDKGFKVALVTDGRMSGASGKVPAAIHVSPEARMGGPLALVQDGDIIRLDAHAGTLELRVDPAVLAARTPATAQSATHGFGREMFGWMRRAAGPAEAGACALFEVA encoded by the coding sequence ATGCACCCGGTCACAGCTGCGGTAACGGCGCGGATCATTGAGCGCAGCCGCGAAACCCGCACCGACTATCTGGCCCGCATGGCCGAAGCCGGCGCCTCTGCTCCCGGCCGCGCCAAACTCTCCTGCGCCAACTGGGCCCACGCCTTCGCAGCCAGCCCGGACGGCGACAAGCAGCGCCTGCGCAATCCGACCGCGCCCAACATCGCCATCGTCTCGTCCTACAATGACATGCTCTCGGCCCATCAGCCCTTCGAGCGCTTCCCGGAAATCATCAAGGCGGCGGCGGAAGCCGCGGGGGGAACGGCCCAGTTCGCCGGCGGTGTTCCGGCCATGTGCGACGGGGTCACCCAGGGCCGTCCGGGGATGGAGCTCTCGCTGTTTTCCAGGGACGTCATCGCCATGTCGACGGCCGTCGCCCTGACCCATGACGCCTTCGACGCCGCCCTGATGCTGGGGGTCTGCGACAAGATCGTGCCAGGCCTGGTCATGGGCGCCCTTTCCTTTGGCCATCTTCCGGTGGTCTTCGTCCCTGCCGGGCCCATGACCTCGGGGATTTCCAATGCTGAAAAGGCTTCGGTCCGGGCCCGCTACGCCGAGGGTCAGGCCACCCGGGACGAGCTGCTGGAAAGCGAGATGAAGGCCTATCACGGGCCAGGCACCTGCACCTTCTATGGCACGGCCAACTCCAACCAGATGGTCATGGAAATGATGGGTCTGCACCTGCCGGGCGCCGCCTTCGTCCATCCCAACACACCCCTGCGCGACGCCCTGACGGCGGCCGCGCCCAGGCGGGCCATGGAGATCGCCCAGGGCGGAAACGCCTATACGCCCATGTCTGCGGTGGTTGATGAGAAGGCCGTGGTCAACGCCATTGTCGGCCTGCTGGCCACCGGCGGTTCCACCAACCACACCCTGCACCTGGTGGCCATGGCCCGGGCGGCCGGGGTCATTGTCGACTGGAGCGACTTCGACGAGCTTTCCCGGGTCACCCCCCTGCTGGCCCGGGTCTATCCCAATGGCTCGGGGGATGTGAACGCCTTCCACGCGGCGGGCGGCATGTCGGTTGTGGTGCGGGAACTGCTGGACGCGGGCCTCGCCCATGAGGATGTCATGACCGTCGCGGGGCCCGGCCTGCGCCACTACCAGCAGGAGCCCTTCCTCGAGGATGGCCAGCTGGTCTGGCGGGACGGTCCGGAAAAGTCCCTCAACACCGACATTCTGCGGTCCGCCAGGGATCCCTTTGCGCCCGAGGGCGGGATACGTCTGCTGACCGGTCCCCTGGGCCGCGCGGTCATCAAGACCTCGGCAGTCAAGGACGAGCAACTGATCGTCGAGGCGCCGGCCCTGGTCTTTCATGACCAGGACGACCTGCTTGCGGCCCACAAGCGGGGCGAGCTCAATCGCGACTTCATCGCCGTAGTCCGGTTCCAGGGCCCCCAGGCCAATGGCATGCCGGAACTGCACAGCCTGACCCCGACCCTGGGCGTCCTGCAGGACAAGGGCTTCAAGGTCGCCCTGGTCACGGATGGCCGGATGTCGGGCGCCTCGGGCAAGGTGCCTGCAGCCATCCACGTCTCGCCGGAAGCCCGGATGGGCGGTCCCCTGGCCCTGGTCCAGGACGGGGACATCATCCGGCTGGACGCCCATGCCGGAACCCTGGAGCTTCGGGTCGATCCGGCTGTTCTCGCCGCGCGCACCCCCGCCACGGCCCAGTCCGCCACCCATGGCTTTGGCCGGGAGATGTTCGGCTGGATGCGCCGTGCGGCGGGGCCCGCCGAAGCCGGGGCCTGCGCCCTGTTCGAGGTCGCCTGA
- a CDS encoding DNA-binding protein, which yields MSEAEVQVRKIPAPAVTIESKPFWDAASEGRFLIKRCTDCGEAHWYPRGFCPFCFSENVEWEESPGEGVIYTYSVMYRSPTGPYAIGYVTLNEGPAVLTNFVDCDFSKLAIGQKVKVKFQDTDGGPPAPVFTPV from the coding sequence ATGAGCGAAGCTGAAGTCCAGGTCCGCAAGATCCCCGCTCCGGCGGTGACCATCGAGAGCAAGCCCTTCTGGGACGCCGCCAGCGAAGGCCGCTTCCTGATCAAGCGCTGCACCGACTGTGGCGAGGCCCACTGGTATCCCCGGGGCTTCTGCCCCTTCTGCTTCTCGGAAAACGTGGAGTGGGAAGAGAGCCCCGGCGAAGGGGTGATCTATACCTACAGCGTCATGTACCGCTCGCCGACCGGCCCCTACGCCATCGGCTATGTGACCCTGAACGAGGGCCCGGCCGTCCTGACCAATTTCGTGGACTGCGACTTTTCCAAGCTGGCCATCGGCCAGAAGGTGAAGGTCAAGTTCCAGGACACCGACGGCGGCCCGCCGGCGCCGGTGTTTACACCGGTCTAG
- a CDS encoding carboxylesterase, translating into MGGRNRTGAAIAMGAMVFAGAAQGAAPEVAMTTGGPVKATARGAMTSYFAIPYAAPPVGELRWRAPQPAAKWTAPIAKAKSDASCLQTGAASFRSAGDSEDCLYLDVHRPTGDGPFPVMVWIHGGAFTSGSSGFYADPAPMVTKGVIVVAMNYRLGSLGFLAHPALRDADGSAGNYGIMDQQAALRWVQANIEGFGGDPKNVTIFGESAGGFSVLTHLASPGSAGLFSKAIIESGAYGVSGQLTQAELEASSAKALAKVLEARDDAPATCNPANVTADCLRALPASLVRGKLMNAFTTAVPNIIPSVDGKVLPQTIKATFAAGQNNKVPVINGSNENENTLFIALGELGARFAAKPPNFNPADRSFLMTAEAYAKAAEEQSKVSGVSAADLTGKHYPLKAYGKDTALQPTLASAAAGTDATFSCNGINVSARMAAQGTPVWMYEFRDQGAPSLVGTFGGKYVLSFPQGAAHASELPYLFNMMDVGSADRKALKETMATYWTNFARSGDPNGKGAPTWAGFKGGKVQALDVPEDGGVRAMAASAFRAQHKCTTAWVKQVF; encoded by the coding sequence ATGGGTGGACGGAACAGGACAGGGGCGGCGATCGCCATGGGCGCCATGGTCTTCGCGGGCGCAGCCCAGGGCGCAGCCCCTGAGGTCGCCATGACCACAGGCGGGCCGGTCAAGGCCACCGCTCGCGGCGCCATGACCTCGTATTTCGCCATTCCCTATGCTGCGCCGCCGGTGGGCGAGCTGCGCTGGCGGGCGCCTCAACCGGCCGCCAAATGGACGGCGCCCATCGCAAAGGCCAAGTCTGACGCCTCCTGCCTGCAGACCGGCGCCGCCTCCTTCCGCTCGGCGGGCGACAGCGAAGACTGCCTCTATCTCGACGTCCACCGGCCCACAGGCGATGGACCCTTTCCGGTCATGGTCTGGATCCATGGCGGGGCCTTCACCAGCGGCAGTTCCGGCTTCTATGCCGACCCGGCGCCCATGGTGACCAAGGGCGTCATTGTGGTGGCCATGAACTATCGCCTGGGCTCCCTGGGCTTCCTGGCCCACCCTGCCCTGCGCGACGCAGACGGCAGCGCCGGCAATTACGGGATCATGGACCAGCAGGCGGCCCTGCGCTGGGTTCAGGCCAATATCGAAGGCTTTGGCGGCGACCCGAAGAACGTGACCATCTTCGGTGAATCCGCCGGGGGCTTCAGCGTGCTGACCCATCTGGCCTCGCCCGGATCGGCAGGCCTGTTCAGCAAGGCGATCATTGAAAGCGGCGCCTACGGGGTCTCGGGCCAGCTGACCCAGGCCGAACTGGAGGCCAGCAGCGCCAAGGCCCTGGCCAAGGTGCTGGAAGCCCGGGACGATGCGCCGGCCACCTGTAATCCGGCCAACGTCACTGCCGACTGCCTGCGGGCCCTGCCAGCCAGTCTGGTGCGGGGCAAGCTGATGAACGCCTTCACCACCGCTGTGCCCAACATCATCCCCTCGGTGGACGGCAAGGTCCTGCCCCAGACCATCAAGGCGACCTTTGCGGCGGGACAGAACAACAAGGTTCCGGTGATCAACGGTTCCAACGAGAACGAGAACACCCTGTTCATCGCTCTTGGTGAACTGGGCGCCCGGTTCGCCGCCAAGCCGCCCAACTTCAATCCGGCCGACCGGTCCTTCCTGATGACCGCTGAGGCCTACGCCAAGGCGGCGGAGGAGCAGTCAAAGGTATCGGGCGTGTCTGCAGCCGACCTGACCGGCAAGCACTATCCGCTCAAGGCCTATGGCAAGGACACCGCCCTGCAGCCCACCCTGGCCTCAGCGGCGGCCGGGACTGACGCCACCTTCTCCTGCAACGGAATCAATGTCTCGGCCCGCATGGCCGCCCAGGGGACCCCGGTGTGGATGTACGAGTTCCGCGACCAGGGCGCACCGTCCCTGGTGGGAACCTTCGGCGGCAAGTATGTGCTGAGCTTCCCGCAGGGCGCCGCCCATGCGTCGGAACTGCCCTATCTGTTCAACATGATGGATGTGGGATCGGCCGACCGGAAGGCCCTGAAGGAGACCATGGCCACCTACTGGACCAACTTCGCCCGCAGCGGCGATCCCAACGGCAAGGGTGCGCCCACCTGGGCCGGGTTCAAGGGCGGCAAGGTCCAGGCCCTGGATGTGCCCGAGGATGGTGGCGTCAGGGCTATGGCGGCCAGCGCCTTCAGGGCGCAGCACAAGTGCACGACGGCGTGGGTGAAGCAGGTCTTCTGA
- the glk gene encoding glucokinase — protein MKTQYVGLVGDIGGTNARLALVDTEGHIRHPKTYAAADYGSLTEVIATYLEGLTGGRRLARAALAVAGPVVDGEIAFTNIAWRISEGELVGTFEFEAARLLNDFAAQAMAAPMLAPDNLRQIGPDIRGAEGGPVVVLGAGTGFGVAGLARSERGDLAISAEGGHASFAPGDDVEIEVLKIFRRRHERVSIERVLSGQGLFDLYQALGEITGLAAPLKDQKVVTAEGLKGDPLACQTLDRFLEIYGSTAGDIALTYGARGGVYISGGIAPRLIDRMLLGGFRRRFEAKGRLTDYMVDIPTALIVHPYAALVGAARVLKQLELNPL, from the coding sequence ATGAAAACGCAATATGTCGGCCTGGTCGGGGACATTGGCGGCACAAATGCACGCCTGGCCCTGGTGGATACGGAAGGCCATATCCGCCATCCCAAGACCTATGCGGCGGCTGACTATGGCTCGCTGACCGAGGTCATCGCCACCTATCTTGAGGGCCTGACGGGCGGTCGCCGGCTGGCGCGCGCCGCCCTGGCGGTCGCCGGTCCCGTGGTGGATGGCGAGATCGCCTTCACAAACATCGCCTGGCGGATTTCCGAAGGCGAACTGGTCGGTACTTTCGAGTTCGAGGCGGCCCGCCTGCTCAACGACTTTGCGGCCCAGGCCATGGCCGCGCCCATGCTGGCTCCGGATAATCTGCGACAGATCGGCCCCGACATCCGCGGGGCGGAGGGCGGGCCGGTGGTCGTGCTGGGCGCTGGCACGGGCTTTGGAGTGGCCGGGCTCGCCAGGTCGGAGCGAGGTGATCTGGCGATATCCGCCGAGGGCGGTCATGCCAGCTTCGCCCCGGGTGACGACGTCGAGATCGAGGTGCTGAAGATCTTCCGCCGCCGCCATGAGCGGGTCTCCATCGAGCGGGTGCTTTCGGGTCAGGGTCTGTTTGATCTCTACCAGGCGCTGGGAGAAATCACCGGGCTCGCTGCGCCCTTGAAGGACCAGAAGGTTGTCACCGCAGAAGGCCTCAAGGGCGATCCCCTGGCTTGTCAGACCCTTGACCGTTTCCTCGAAATCTATGGCTCCACGGCCGGAGACATTGCCCTGACCTATGGCGCCCGTGGCGGCGTCTATATCTCGGGGGGCATAGCGCCCCGGCTGATCGACCGCATGCTCCTCGGCGGCTTCCGTCGCCGGTTCGAGGCCAAGGGTCGACTCACGGACTATATGGTCGACATCCCCACCGCCCTCATCGTCCACCCCTACGCCGCCCTGGTGGGCGCAGCCCGGGTGCTCAAGCAACTGGAGCTGAATCCCCTATGA
- a CDS encoding carnitine dehydratase, which yields MAETRQLAQKATGPLAGIRILDLTSVVFGAYATQMLGDQGAEVIKLEDPGSGRGDGGDIMRWAGHVPEGAPRDLGPIFLAINRNKRSVLVDLRAPDARPFLEALIKSCEVFAVSIRYDGLKRLGLDYESVKAIRPDVVYVHAAGYGSDGPYEGEPAYDDLIQSASGLADLLPRVDGNPTPRILPTLVADKVSGLFMCQAITAGLLHRERTGEGQFIEVPMLECVTSFTLVEHLYDHTFEPPTGQWAYQRVANPNRKPYQTKDGYIGLLPYTDKQWDQFFAAAGMAETFGKDPRFSDYSQRGKHINELYGLVGEVTQTKTTQEWLDLLKPLSIPVVKTSRLDDLPDDPHLKAVGFFERYDHPHAGPYNAMKPPVKFTGSPSNIRRHPPRLGENTDEVWAELGLTKD from the coding sequence GTGGCGGAAACCAGACAACTTGCTCAAAAGGCCACCGGCCCCCTGGCGGGAATCCGTATTCTGGACCTGACCAGTGTGGTGTTCGGCGCCTATGCCACCCAGATGCTGGGCGATCAGGGCGCCGAGGTGATCAAGCTGGAAGACCCGGGCTCCGGCCGTGGCGACGGCGGCGATATCATGCGCTGGGCCGGCCATGTGCCCGAAGGGGCGCCCAGGGACCTGGGGCCCATCTTCCTGGCCATCAACCGCAACAAGCGCTCGGTGCTGGTGGACCTGCGGGCGCCGGATGCCCGGCCCTTCCTCGAGGCCCTCATCAAGTCCTGCGAAGTCTTCGCCGTCTCGATCCGGTATGATGGCCTCAAGCGCCTGGGCCTGGACTATGAGAGCGTCAAGGCCATCCGCCCGGACGTGGTCTATGTCCACGCCGCCGGCTATGGCTCGGACGGCCCGTATGAGGGCGAGCCGGCCTATGACGACCTGATCCAGTCGGCCTCGGGTCTGGCCGATCTCCTGCCCCGGGTCGACGGCAATCCCACCCCACGCATCCTGCCGACCCTTGTGGCCGACAAGGTCTCGGGCCTCTTCATGTGCCAGGCCATCACCGCGGGCCTGCTCCATCGCGAGCGGACCGGGGAGGGGCAGTTCATCGAAGTGCCCATGCTGGAATGCGTCACCAGCTTCACCCTGGTGGAGCACCTCTATGACCACACCTTCGAGCCGCCCACCGGCCAGTGGGCCTATCAGCGGGTGGCCAATCCCAACCGCAAGCCCTACCAGACCAAGGACGGCTATATCGGCCTCCTGCCCTATACCGACAAGCAGTGGGACCAGTTCTTCGCCGCCGCCGGCATGGCCGAAACCTTCGGCAAGGACCCGCGCTTCTCCGACTATTCCCAGCGGGGCAAGCACATCAACGAGCTCTACGGCCTGGTGGGCGAGGTCACCCAGACCAAGACCACCCAGGAATGGCTCGACCTGCTCAAGCCCCTGTCCATTCCGGTGGTCAAGACCTCCCGCCTGGACGACCTGCCCGACGACCCCCACCTCAAGGCCGTGGGCTTCTTCGAGCGGTATGACCACCCCCACGCCGGGCCCTACAATGCCATGAAGCCCCCGGTGAAGTTCACCGGCTCTCCCTCCAACATCCGTCGCCATCCGCCCCGCCTGGGCGAGAACACAGATGAGGTCTGGGCGGAGCTGGGTCTGACGAAAGACTGA
- a CDS encoding enoyl-CoA hydratase, whose translation MSKTATQEITISKSGHVATITIDRPPNNHVSVELMRDLADILENLDGDSEVRAVVLASAGKAFCAGADLVSSDGIANNGMGGINALYDQAVRLFSIETPIVAAVQGAAVGAGLGLALVADFRVAAPEARFAANFVKLGFHPGFGLTHTLPRLIGEQRAALMFLTGRRVKAEEGLAWGLVDEVVPLHKLLEAAQALAAEIAENAPLAVVATRKTIRGHLAAAVREQTNHEHAQQTILRATDDFAEGVRSVQERRPGNFTGR comes from the coding sequence ATGAGCAAGACCGCCACCCAGGAAATCACCATTTCCAAATCCGGCCATGTGGCCACCATCACCATCGACCGGCCGCCGAACAACCATGTCTCGGTGGAGCTGATGCGCGACCTGGCCGACATACTGGAAAACCTCGACGGCGACTCCGAAGTCCGCGCCGTGGTCCTGGCCTCAGCCGGCAAGGCCTTCTGCGCCGGGGCCGATCTGGTCTCATCGGACGGCATAGCCAATAACGGCATGGGCGGGATCAACGCCCTCTATGACCAGGCCGTGCGCCTGTTCTCCATCGAGACTCCCATTGTCGCCGCTGTCCAGGGCGCCGCCGTGGGCGCAGGCCTGGGGCTGGCCCTTGTCGCCGACTTCCGCGTCGCCGCCCCCGAGGCCCGCTTCGCCGCCAACTTCGTCAAGCTGGGCTTCCATCCGGGCTTTGGCCTGACCCACACCCTGCCCCGCCTGATCGGCGAGCAGAGGGCGGCCCTCATGTTCCTCACCGGCCGCCGGGTGAAGGCAGAAGAGGGCCTCGCCTGGGGTCTGGTGGACGAGGTGGTCCCCCTGCACAAGCTGCTGGAGGCCGCCCAGGCCCTGGCCGCCGAGATCGCCGAAAACGCCCCCCTGGCCGTGGTCGCCACCCGCAAGACCATCCGCGGCCATCTGGCCGCCGCCGTACGCGAACAGACCAATCACGAGCACGCCCAGCAGACCATCCTCCGCGCCACGGACGACTTCGCCGAAGGTGTGAGGTCGGTTCAGGAACGCCGGCCCGGGAACTTCACGGGGCGGTAA